A stretch of the Argentina anserina chromosome 6, drPotAnse1.1, whole genome shotgun sequence genome encodes the following:
- the LOC126799029 gene encoding mitochondrial pyruvate carrier 3-like: MANSKLQALWNHPAGPKTIHFWAPTFKWGITIANILDSSKPPDQISYAQQTVIMGSGLIWSRWGTVITPKNWNLVSVNFGMAVTSVFQLARKTQHDYLSSKDQQAASNGEH; encoded by the exons ATGGCAAATTCTAAGCTGCAAGCGCTGTGGAACCACCCCGCCGGCCCTAAAACTA TTCATTTCTGGGCTCCAACTTTCAAATGGGGAATAACCATTGCAAATATTCTCGACTCCTCTAAACCACCTGACCAAATCTCCTATGCTCAACAAACAG TGATTATGGGCAGTGGACTTATATGGTCAAGATGGGGCACAGTAATCACTCCA AAGAACTGGAATCTAGTCAGCGTCAATTTTGGGATGGCTGTCACTTCTGTATTTCAACTTGCACGTAAAACTCA GCATGACTACTTATCCTCCAAAGACCAACAAGCTGCTTCAAATGGAGAACATTAA
- the LOC126798275 gene encoding uncharacterized protein LOC126798275 has translation MRSVHTVEVIWRGKKIHVEIDSGASLKEIGQELQRLTNVKADTLRLIVPQFPDKTSRLLSPFSDEHERLSLQETSILEGKSIRMMGAYENEVDEVLQNSKANLRIAGFDEEEKRLRQRMSDRPHTSLKLPQGPYIFSDFHTLQLPGIELNPPASEALKIMHMLAADPGIVAIMNKHHWHVGIMTEMAPVGYVGISPKCILGFNKNKGEEISLRLRTDDLKGFRKYASIKKTLLHEFAHMIFSEHDANFYALDKQLNQEAETLDWTRSRGHTLSGSRYTEHYEENSYVGEGSNSSHKLGGNMPDQLVSARASSVAAAYHRLATASNDSISEVLEQSSLDGYGIHVHEEDEHVKFLDKRDLEIESSYKVQSQNDLEPDPDDCIGCENKFKPNPDNSQGPYESYSKSTGKRKDVEPDPDNLEACLKCDIAAEPEPLHPQEMEILESSFQPRNQVDEPDPDDYDVKRDDSGSVSNVNIIRPNQDESVATEITKDEANLRKSYEEPDPDASMSDGIIQQLSHSAGSFLRPNEVSSMQIAEPDPDDQEIQIIQDPVTVACKRMQKTIEMLQAEVNPTQAVAVLQTLFKIIRNVLEHPGESKYRRLRKANPMIQKNVANYKAAMEFLFLIGFNENVVDEIGRAETYLVLKRDDPGLLWLAKSSLETCITV, from the exons ATGAGAAGTGTGCATACTGTTGAAGTGATATGGAGAGGAAAAAAGATTCATGTCGagattgattctggtgcaagTCTCAAGGAGATCGGGCAAGAGCTGCAGAGATTGACTAATGTCAAAGCAGATACACTGAGGCTAATTGTTCCACAGTTTCCAGATAAAACCTCGAGATTGCTGTCTCCTTTCTCCGATGAGCATGAGCGCCTCAGTTTACAGGAAACATCTATTCTTGAG GGAAAGTCCATCAGAATGATGGGAGCATATGAGAATGAGGTGGATGAAGTACTACAAAACTCAAAGGCAAACTTAAGGATAGCAggatttgatgaagaggaAAAGAGACTGAGGCAGAGAATGTCTGATAGGCCTCATACTTCCCTGAAACTTCCACAAGGACCTTATATCTTTAGTGATTTCCACACACTTCAACTTCCAGGAATTGAG TTGAACCCTCCAGCATCTGAGGCCCTGAAAATAATGCACATGCTTGCTGCAGATCCTGGGATTGTTGCTATCATGAACAAG CATCACTGGCATGTGGGAATCATGACTGAGATGGCCCCGGTCGGTTATGTTGGTATAAGTCCCAAATGCATCCTCGGCTTTAACAAG AATAAGGGAGAGGAGATATCTCTGCGTCTCCGAACGGATGACCTTAAGGGTTTCCGGAAGTATGCAAGTATCAAGAAAACTCTTCTGCATGAGTTT GCTCACATGATATTCTCTGAGCATGATGCAAACTTTTATGCTTTGGATAAACAG TTGAACCAAGAAGCTGAGACATTAGATTGGACAAGATCAAGAGGTCACACACTAAGCGGATCTAGGTATACAGAGCATTATGAAGAGAACTCCTATGTTGGAGAGGGAAGTAATTCTTCCCACAAGCTTGGAGGAAATATGCCTGATCAACTGGTCAGTGCTCGTGCATCTTCAGTGGCTGCTGCTTATCACAGACTAGCAACTGCTTCCAACGATAGCATCTCCGAGGTACTTGAACAGTCAAGTCTTGATGGTTATGGAATCCATGTGCATGAAGAAGACGAGCACGTGAAATTTTTAGATAAAAGGGACTTGGAGATTGAAAGTTCTTACAAAGTTCAGAGTCAAAATGATTTGGAGCCTGATCCTGATGACTGTATTGGCTGTGAGAACAAGTTTAAGCCCAATCCTGACAATTCCCAAGGACCTTATGAATCTTACTCAAAGTCTACAGGAAAGAGGAAAGATGTCGAACCTGACCCTGATAATCTTGAAGCTTGTTTGAAGTGTGATATTGCTGCTGAACCTGAACCCTTACACCCTCAGGAGATGGAGATTTTGGAAAGCAGTTTTCAACCAAGGAATCAAGTAGACGAACCTGATCCTGATGATTATGATGTAAAACGGGATGATTCAGGATCTGTTTCAAATGTTAATATCATAAGACCCAACCAGGATGAGTCTGTAGCTACTGAAATTACAAAAGATGAAGCCAATTTGAGGAAGTCTTATGAAGAACCCGATCCAGATGCCTCTATGTCAGATGGCATTATTCAACAATTATCTCATTCTGCTGGTAGTTTCCTGCGTCCAAATGAAGTATCCAGTATGCAGATCGCTGAACCAGATCCAGACGatcaagaaattcaaataattcAAGACCCTGTTACAGTTGCGTGTAAACGTATGCAGAAGACCATTGAGATGTTGCAAGCTGAGGTTAATCCCACACAAGCTGTGGCAGTACTCCAAACTCTATTCAAGATAATAAG GAATGTTCTTGAACACCCAGGTGAATCTAAATACAGAAGACTGCGCAAG GCTAATCCCATGATTCAGAAGAATGTAGCAAACTATAAAG CTGCCATGGAGTTTCTGTTTCTGATTGGTTTCAATGAAAATGTTGTGGATGAAATTGGACGAGCTGAGACTTACCTAGTGTTGAAGCGGGATGATCCGGGCTTGTTGTGGCTTGCCAAGTCCTCCCTTGAGACATGTATTACTGTTTAG
- the LOC126798884 gene encoding protein-tyrosine-phosphatase IBR5 yields MRKRERENPCGVCGHYHKYEEGEVCGICGHRVPAVAEKTAIQVSAFPSVIVPEFLYLGSYDNASRSELLKTQGISRVLNTVPTCQNLYKNSFIYHYLQDDKTLQFEDANQFLEQCERDKVRVLVHCMSGKNRSPAIVIAYLMKSRGWRLAQAYQWVKERRPAVELTEAVSRQLQEYEEKIFGSLDTTNQTLGAFPPLAAPSFGFGFPKASDGVPIPAFGNVGAPSIFARPALDIPPQEFTFGAGQNQSNISGSPYNANPHNPNASDISMDNT; encoded by the exons ATGAGGAAAAGGGAGAGGGAGAATCCATGTGGGGTATGTGGGCACTATCACAAATACGAGGAGGGAGAGGTGTGTGGGATCTGCGGCCACCGTGTCCCCGCCGTCGCCGAGAAAACCGCGATCCAAGTTAGCGCCTTTCCCTCGGTTATTGTGCCCGAGTTTCTCTACCTCGGCAGCTACGACAACGCCTCTCGCTCTGAGCTTCTCAAGACTCAGGGCATCTCTCGTGTTCTCAAT ACGGTGCCTACATGTCAAAATCTTTATAAGAACTCTTTCATATACCATTACCTTCAAGATGACAAAACTCTGCAATTTGAGGATGCAAATCAATTCTTAG AGCAATGTGAAAGGGACAAAGTTCGTGTTTTAGTGCATTGCATGTCAGGAAAAAATAG GTCCCCAGCTATTGTAATAGCTTATTTGATGAAATCAAGAGGATGGAGACTAGCACAGGCTTATCAGTGGGTCAAAGAACGAAGACCAGCTGTTGAATTAACTGAAG CTGTTTCCCGGCAACTACAGGAGTATGAGGAGAAGATCTTTGGGTCACTTGACACTACCAACCAAACGTTGGGAGCCTTCCCGCCTCTAGCTGCACCTTCATTTGGCTTTGGTTTCCCCAAAGCTAGTGATGGAGTTCCTATCCCTGCATTTGGCAATGTGGGAGCTCCCTCCATATTTGCCAGACCAGCCTTAGATATCCCTCCACAGGAATTTACATTTGGTGCCGGGCAGAATCAAAGTAATATCTCAGGAAGCCCGTATAATGCCAATCCTCATAATCCAAATGCTAGTGATATTTCTATGGATAATACTTGA